In the Mastacembelus armatus chromosome 16, fMasArm1.2, whole genome shotgun sequence genome, TTGGAGAAGGATGTGCATGAATACAAGCTGAAGCAACACTCACCGCCCATCTTTGACTCGTTAGAAAACTATATTGTTGATATTGTCAAAAGGAGCTTGGTCCCGCAGTGTTAATCCACACAACCTTAAcaataaacacagcacaaactAATAGGAGTTCTCCGCCCGACGATGCCTCCTAAGAACAGCGTCAGCGATTGGCTGCTTGCGCCGATAGATGAGATACTGCTATTGGTCAAAAGCTTTAACAGACAGATGACGTTTCTAAACAtcataatgttatttttatccTAAAATTGACGGGAAAACATTCGTTAGTGGTGGTGAATATATTGACTTTAAGATCATTAGAAATAATTCAAAAGTGTTATTTTGTCCGTTCTGTGCTGACTGTTGCGCACAGACGCCTGGGTAATGTagtgtctgtatgttttttgcCCCCAACATCCATCTGTCAAAGTTCACATACCAGGTTAGGTGGGCCATATTTATGAAACATATAATCCATTGTGCACATTCTTTAGTATTTATTTCACCAaggcacatatttcacattgtggCCAATCAGTGTGTGGAAGAGGCATCTTGATGttacaacaataataatttaaaattgatggtataataatagtaaataataatacaaattgtataaaagtacaaaaagatAGGAGGCTGGCTCCGCTGCAGCACAAAATAAATAGTTCCACCAAGTTACTTAAATAAATAGTCAATACTGTAACAAATACTAGAATACTAATGAACAAAAATTATAGTGATAAAATTGGTAATCTACATTATATTGTATAAAACCACATAATACACAAAAGCACTGTATACAACTATATATACATTCTTGTATATTTATGTACAGCTGTACAGAACATAGTGTCACAATACATAGTATTTTAAGGCTTTGGGTCTTTAAccaaaaaaatttttttttttaccccaaaGCACATGTTCAAAATCAGCCATCTCACACATCCAAGAGGCTAATCCTAACAAGTTTGTGCAAAGAATCTAATCAGGTCCGTCAGTGCTCAGCAACAGGGCTTATTTATACAAATTTACCACAATGTTGTATATGTCTCCTCATGCAGAACTCAAAAACAAGTATGCACACTTGGCATCCtaacatatacaaataaatgtaattaattttaGAAGCCATCAGCTGATATGATAATACGTGGCACTTTTAATATGATTAGAAGATGAGATTAACATCTTCTTAAGTGAGAGATAGTGAAAATCAAGACTGTCCCAATGTATGCTACATCTACTGGAAGAAATATTGGTTGAAGAAATACACAAATCCAAAGGAAATTAAGTTAAACAAAAGTCATTATTAAAACTAGAGGCTGAGGAAGTGCTACTGTGTGTTTCTTGAGAATCAATGAGACAcaagaacaaaagagaaatgtgagCAAATAAATTCACGTTAGAGACAATACAGAAAAAGATGGGAGTGACACATTACaccttcaaataaataaaattaaataaattaccaacagtcaataaataaataaatacataaataacatgGTCACGAACAAAGCCTTAAGGAGAGACTTTGGGGAATTATGATATAACCATTGTACTTAAACTGGCAGTTTGCTTTAACAGGAATTGTGATAGTTGTAACTGGCTGCAGTACGAAGCATCCTTAGTGGCTCTGATGGAAAGATGTATTTCTGCAACACACATGTCACTGAATGACGTTTGGGCCAACTAATGAATGCTATTGACTGCAGTGCAGACTGACAAATTCCCCTTTGGCTGTCACGGGACTCCATGTTTCCTAATGGCTCTGCAGCCATAGCGTTTATGGATCATCATTGTACGGCAGGAACTTTGGGTTTGAGGCTGATGAATGCTCTGTATGCCCAATCACAGAAGAGCTTGAAATGTTGAAGAAGCTCATGGCTGGATTGCAGGACATCAAACTGGTAGGGGAGGtgaggggggagggagggggtggCTGGAGCCAGCCTTGGTGCTTCAACTCTCAGCATCTGTGgaagagaagacagacagacaaaaaagatTAGAAAAACTTAATTCAATGCCAGCTTAAGTGATAACAAAATGCCAAATGACATAAAACTCATATGGAGTGATTTAAGATTAAATACCAAAGACAACTGAAAACCAAAAGGTTTACCTGACGGTGCAGCAGGTTGATGAGAGATTTAATTTCTCTGATCATCTCCACCAGCTTGGGCACTGCAGGGTGGTGATGCTTCTTTGAAACCCTGTTCAGCCATTCGAAGTGGTGTtcatacagcttcaggtcagCATGCAGCTGAGACAGCGTAGGTTTCAGCTGGAAACAACACAGACGTACTTTAGAGACCTAGCATGGGTGTGGCAAGATGGAATTGTGTGGATAGAAACAGACCAGCCCCCTCTCtatccagaaacacacacagacacacacaaacacagctgcacacaaatacattatCAGAACATTACCTCAAGATTGTTGAGGTCATTGGCTGATCTGTTGCTCATTTCTGGCAGAGACCTGAACCTGTGGGGCTCCACATCTGAGTCAAATGCATGCTCTctctgaaagagaaaacaagtcaCAGAGCAACTGGTTAGTAATTTGCATCAGCACAATTTTACTCATCCTGAGAGAAGTCACGGCAACATAAGGAAAGTATTAGTCTAGCACCTCGACCGGACTGTTTTCTGTGCTTAGAGACAGTAGCTCTCACTGAAAGGAGTGTGGTTGATCGGGTCAGTGTGAGTTCACTCACATTCAACCTCCCCAAATGTCAACAATAAGAGCAGATGACCTGAACCCACAGGATGTTTTCTCCAGGGACTGAGGATAACAACATATGCAGTGACTAAGAAAGCTCCAAGTGGGACGGACAACACAGGACTGTAGGGAAACTCCAGGGTCACAGCTATAAAAAGACAGGATGACGCAGTGCTGCTGCCCAGCTTTAGTTGTGTTGTAAACTATGCCCAGACAGCAGATGTAGTTCTCCTTGTGGCCAGCAGAGGGGGATAAACATTACTTTACAGATGCAGCTGTGCTCAAAGGTAGTGCAATTTAGTATTAAAGATGTTGTCCTGATTCAGTAATGAATGGGGATAAACAGATATGACTGATGTGGCATGCGTCATTTCCAATCAGCAGAGGAACATAACAACATTAGGATGATGAGTGCCGAGAAATGTTTTGTATAAACAGGTTGTGTGTGCTTAATGCTTCCTTAACCTGTTATGCTGTTTTTCTTGCTCTGCTGTTTGCTACGTGTTGATGTTTTTACTGATGAATGTGCTGCATTGTCTCTCATGTCTCTTCCATCAGCCTTTCATAAGAGCTCACTTATGCTTGTGGTCCGATGTTTTGTCTCCGTTGCTTTTGTCCTCCTCCGTCCCTTgcttccctcctctctctcccgtcttctctctctccctatgTCTCATACCAGGTGCACAAGCACAtgcaacatcacacacacatacaccactgGCTTGTCATCTAGTTGGTTCTCTGATCTCGTCATCTCTTGTGGTTTTTGCTCCATCTTTCTCAGTCTTTAATTCTACCTCTTATCCTCCTTTTTCTTGCTCTCTCCATCGTGACCTCACCAGACAGAACTGAGCATCCAGCCTTTTTCTTCCTGAATGCAAATACTGGAATGTGATAaatctttttgatttttatcaggTCACTTTGCTGTGGCGACCGAAAGCAAAACACTCAACACTGCACCTACACAACCATGACTATTTACAGAACCCTCAATGCACACACAGTCAACCAcaaaaatgcatacacacaaacacatatgcacattttCGCACCGGTACTGTATGCATGCAAGCACACATACTTACTCACATGATTGTGTTGGAAAACCTATATAGGCCTATGTCTATAtacatgtttttctctctgtagaGCATCAGTTTCATTGCTTTTTTGCAGGGACTTTCCATGGATTccctttttatttatctttcctAACTTTGTCCTCTCTTTAGTGGAAATCCACAcaatgagggaaaaaaataaaaataaatcttccaTGTTACTGAACTGTCTAATACTGTCCCCAAAACTTTTtgataatgttggattttcacATCTGGATGCCAGATTAAACCACTGCTACACAATGGCCTGTAACATTGTTTTAAAGCATCAAACTGTACAGATGTGCAGAACACACGAACACAGTCTGAATAGAGTTTACTGGCCAAGACTAGAGAGAGTATAGGGCtattttttgattttatctGCTGAACAAAAGACTTTTAAAGTTTGCATAATGCAAAAATAGACTCTAGATCAGTCATGTGTAACCAGCGATCCAGAGATATGATCCCGCTTTCTTTTCACCTGTTAAAACACAGTGTTGATACACAATCACCAGCTGGAACCAAACCGGGTTCTCAAATCTGATTGTCCTACCCACTTGActgtcaacaaaacattttgggCAAGATTTGTCAGTATTGTAGGTGCTAGTGATTCAGATTTTGCGGGAGAAACAGCTACTGCAATGTCATCCACTGTTCTCCAGTCTagccacaaaacaaacatgtttctatATAAACAGGCCTGTGATATACTTTTCATTTCACAGATGCTTGGGAGTTTTAATTGGATGCAGGTACAGTATTGGCATGTAGTTCTAAATTTGTCTTGATGGGATATAGACTGACTGATTTTTATAACTTTGTATTGTTACTCTATTCCTTTGAAAACATAAAGTCCCTTGCTAGACCATCACTGTAAATTGGTGTTTATTCTCTTTAATTCCATAAGAATTGGTATTGCATGTTCACTGGACTTGATAAATACATTGGCCTGGcatcttgctgctgctgccaccaatCAGGTGACCAGACAAACCAGGAGGTTGCTGAGTCAGACTCCATTCCTCTGGAGTCCAGTGTGGATTAAAAGTGAGATCACTCAGTTAAATCTCCCCTGAGGCTTTTGTGACCCGATCTAAGCATGTAGATGGACTCCAGCCAGTCTGTCATCAATTAAATCAGCTTATGCCAGACTGAAGTCCTGAACCAAACACTGTTTCCACAACAGTGCATGATGCAAATTTAAAGTAATCTGAAGTGTGAGGCAAACTGAAAGGTAACATTAGCCTTACAATCCAATTAAGCAAGGGTCATTGACCAGCATCCTCTCCCACCCTAACACTAAAAATTCAATTAGCATTGGATAGTCAGGGTCTCATTAACCTTTCCTCCAATCACTTTCTGACATTGGTGGTCATCATAACGTCATTGTCACTTACCAGCAGTTCTTGGGTGAGCTTCATTAGATTTTTggtctgattggacagtctgtCCATGTCACTGGGCCGTCGCTGTGGTACTGGAGATGCAGACGTGAACACGGGCAGCTGAGCCAACAGCAGCGAGAAGAGGAGCGATGAGGAGGAGTCAAGCAGCACTGGAGGGGTAGAACAAAACGGAAGCAATTAGTGGAGGGAGTGCTGTCATCTCACCATAATGATAATGACCCCAGGCCATGGCTGTCAGGTCGAGGGGTGGGTATTGCACCATAACATAAACAATAGCTCCACACTTGGCAGAGGAATCCTGAAGAGCCTCAGTGGCAGAGTCATGTTTTCACAAGCTGAATCACTAAATCAccaaatcattaaaaacactgacactgaataTCAGCATCACTTCTTTACCTTAAGCAATGCAATGAATGCTGCTGATTGTCACACCTGCAACTGGATAGGTACGTGGTGGTATAAATTATATAGAGTTAGCCAAGTGAACTCTCTAACAGTAAGCTCAttcattcttttcctttcaAGTTCAAATACAAGAGAGACTAAGTATTAAACCACTGTGGTGTTGAAATGATGAATGCTTGATAATTACAGGTGAACCACAAGAATCACAGCCAAAATAACACCGCTGAAGCACCCGAGCACCCTGTCCTAGTGTAACCTTACTTTGATAACGGTTTAGGGAATAAAGTTGTCCATAGTAAAAGTCATTTGTCAGCAGACTTATGaattaaaatagtttctttttttaaaaccgTAAACTGCAAGTGAATAAGTTAATGTATGTATAGGATCGACATAATAACAATTAAAAGTCACATAAACGTCACATACCCGCAGTTTAATTAGCGTTTAGGAGCTGAAAAAGAAGTGGTAATTAACGCACTGAGCAATTAGGCTATAAATTAAACGCACACAGTGATACAGTCACTTACATTTCATATTGGTCCAAGAGATGGGTAAAACCAGCAGGCAAAcgtagataaataaataaatagaaaattaataaataaattgaactcCGGAAATTGTCACGTGCTCCGGTTTCTTCTTCGCACACTTCAGTCAGACTGAGGAGAAAGTTTGTCAGGACAAGATGAATGAGAGAGCAGGGTGATGACTGCAGCACTCAGGgagaaagtaagaaaaagaGAGGTAAAAGTCACTATCGTCAAACTTTGTGTCTAGCGCAAAGTTTGAGATGAGCCCTTGCAGTCTTTATGGAGTGGTGAAGGCAGAGAGACACTTAGGCAGTTTGGAGAGAGAGGCAACAGAAATGCAGAGAGAGGGATGCGAGTGTGGTAAGTCCAATTTTTGCGCGCAGTGAAGTGTTTAGGCTTGTTTAAAACTTCCTTTATAAAGACGTCGGGCCTATGACACATCGGCAGTGACTCACttcattcataaaaacacacacagacacacgctctctctctctctctctctctctcactctctctctctccctcctctctttcctcctcccctccctcctgctTGTCTCCCTTTGcgaaactttaaaaaaatgttccgttgttttttctcttttttttctctgtcctctatcACTTTCTCCCCTCCTGCCCCGTGCCTATCTCCAGCACTTCCTCCGTCGCATCCCGCTACCTGCGCCTATCAGTCCCATCTACCTCTTTTTATCTTTCCATCTCCAAATCTCTTCCCCTCTCTATCACTGCAGACGTTTTAAAAAGCccattgttttcatgtgtatcAGCATATCTCATGTAACCATGTGTCTTTTAGAGCGCTACTTTCTACCtgccctttctttttcttgtgctTGCCAGTGTTTTGCGTTATATTCAAGGGTGAAATGTCACAGAGAccgtgtttctgtctgtgttatTCAATTTATGGCAGGGCTGTTTTAGGCTACACATGCCACATTCCCTGTATTATAGTTAATACGTAAAGCAAACACCTTTTTTCTCCCgtatttctctccctccttttctcaccccttgctctttttttttttcagagccCCTCCTGAGACAGCAGGCTGTTATTTCCACTGCCCCCCACCCacctccttctcttttttcactcctcttcctcttcagggTGAAGGAAAGAGTGAGGAGTGAGCGACGGATAGGAGCAGGAGAGAGGTGTTGTCCAGACCAGAAGGGGCCTCTGAAAGTGTTGCATAGAAACAGTGagcggacacacacacacacacacacacacacacacacacacacacacaccacaagaTGTTAACACAGACGCACGCTTGGTGGGTGGGGGG is a window encoding:
- the il11a gene encoding uncharacterized protein il11a, translated to MKLLLDSSSSLLFSLLLAQLPVFTSASPVPQRRPSDMDRLSNQTKNLMKLTQELLREHAFDSDVEPHRFRSLPEMSNRSANDLNNLELKPTLSQLHADLKLYEHHFEWLNRVSKKHHHPAVPKLVEMIREIKSLINLLHRQMLRVEAPRLAPATPSLPPHLPYQFDVLQSSHELLQHFKLFCDWAYRAFISLKPKVPAVQ